From Streptomyces asiaticus, one genomic window encodes:
- a CDS encoding cytochrome P450 has protein sequence MNAPMPTTHDDLRDLHDLPSYPKERDDYINPARALLTGPPISPLRFAGGSTGWLVTGYHEAREVLRDPRFSAERWRGDDAMRPVPESVRRDRSSGAGSFLAMDAPQHGHYRGQLTRYFTVRRMRELEARIEDIVADQLDALEAAGKPADLVRHFALPIPSLVICEMLGVPYEERELFQSVAARLLRQDRTDAEFVAGKTELDTFLRTLVEAKRKDPRDDLISLLTAVDELDDEEIGGIAGLLLIAGHETTTNMLSLGTFALLRDPEQLERLRADESLLPQAVEELLRYLSIVNAFPVRIALEDVVVGGVTVTAGQSVAVSVPAANRDPALVDDPDRLDVGRPRSSHLAFGYGIHQCLGQHLARIELVAGYRGLLRRFPGLRLAVPPEQVRMRSDMVIYGAHELPVTW, from the coding sequence GTGAACGCTCCGATGCCCACGACCCATGACGACCTACGAGACCTCCACGACCTCCCTTCGTATCCGAAAGAGCGGGACGACTACATCAACCCGGCACGCGCGCTGCTCACCGGGCCGCCGATCAGCCCGCTGAGGTTCGCGGGCGGCAGCACCGGCTGGCTGGTGACCGGGTATCACGAGGCGCGGGAGGTGCTGAGGGACCCCCGGTTCAGCGCCGAGCGCTGGCGGGGTGACGACGCGATGCGGCCGGTCCCCGAGTCGGTCCGCAGGGACCGGAGCAGCGGGGCGGGGTCGTTCCTGGCCATGGACGCGCCGCAGCACGGCCACTACCGGGGCCAGCTCACGCGGTACTTCACGGTGAGGCGGATGCGGGAGCTGGAGGCCCGCATCGAGGACATCGTGGCCGACCAGCTGGACGCGCTGGAGGCGGCGGGCAAACCGGCCGACCTGGTGCGGCACTTCGCCCTGCCCATCCCCTCGCTGGTGATCTGCGAGATGCTCGGCGTGCCGTACGAGGAGCGGGAGCTCTTCCAGTCCGTCGCGGCGCGGCTGCTCCGCCAGGACCGCACCGACGCGGAGTTCGTCGCCGGGAAGACCGAGCTCGACACCTTCCTGCGCACTCTGGTCGAGGCCAAGCGCAAGGATCCGCGGGACGATCTGATCTCCCTGCTGACCGCCGTCGACGAGCTCGACGACGAGGAGATCGGCGGTATCGCGGGGCTGCTGCTGATCGCCGGTCACGAGACCACCACCAACATGCTCAGCCTCGGCACCTTCGCCCTGCTGCGCGACCCCGAGCAGCTGGAGCGGCTGCGGGCCGACGAGTCGCTCCTCCCCCAGGCCGTCGAGGAGCTGCTGCGCTACCTCAGCATCGTCAACGCCTTCCCCGTCCGCATCGCGCTGGAGGATGTCGTCGTCGGCGGTGTCACCGTCACCGCGGGCCAGTCCGTGGCCGTCTCGGTCCCGGCGGCGAACCGGGACCCGGCGCTGGTGGACGACCCGGACAGGCTCGACGTGGGACGCCCCCGCAGCAGCCACCTCGCCTTCGGCTACGGCATCCATCAGTGTCTGGGGCAGCATCTGGCCAGGATCGAGCTGGTGGCGGGCTACCGCGGACTGCTCCGCCGGTTCCCGGGGCTGCGGCTCGCCGTGCCCCCGGAGCAGGTCCGGATGCGCAGCGACATGGTCATCTACGGAGCGCATGAACTGCCCGTCACCTGGTGA
- a CDS encoding TetR/AcrR family transcriptional regulator, protein MPPQRSKTVEALIVGAERAFAERGFHGASIGYICQCAGRTTGAFYSNYDSKLKLFLDVFRRHSDRTADYIGERIDEMDTERDLAPQLARTFAEIFNGEYLDTRSVFIHLEFRLMALRDGDAAAALVDHEKRFSRRIGTMLDGLFDRAGHRPALRGTELAALLGAMTRGIKLDRGIYAAGGVADPLSTDQVAMALEGLFRSVA, encoded by the coding sequence ATGCCGCCGCAGCGGTCAAAGACCGTGGAAGCACTGATCGTCGGGGCGGAGCGGGCGTTTGCCGAACGCGGCTTCCACGGGGCGTCGATCGGCTACATCTGCCAGTGCGCGGGCAGGACCACCGGGGCCTTCTACTCCAACTACGACAGCAAGCTGAAGCTCTTCCTCGATGTCTTCCGGCGGCACAGCGACCGCACCGCCGACTACATCGGGGAGCGGATCGACGAGATGGACACCGAGCGGGATCTGGCCCCCCAGCTCGCCCGGACCTTCGCCGAGATCTTCAACGGCGAGTACCTGGACACCCGCTCGGTCTTCATCCACCTGGAATTCCGGCTGATGGCGCTCCGGGACGGCGATGCCGCCGCCGCGCTGGTGGACCACGAGAAGCGGTTCAGCCGCCGGATCGGCACCATGCTGGACGGGCTGTTCGACCGGGCCGGCCACCGGCCCGCCCTGCGGGGCACCGAACTGGCCGCGCTGCTCGGCGCGATGACGCGCGGCATCAAGCTGGACCGGGGTATCTACGCGGCGGGCGGTGTCGCCGACCCGCTCTCCACCGACCAGGTGGCGATGGCGCTGGAAGGCCTGTTCCGCTCGGTGGCCTGA
- a CDS encoding HlyD family efflux transporter periplasmic adaptor subunit — MQFRQQALSKAQSAEDIDLPVRYARPQGWLALAVTVVVMAGAAVWAVTGTVSNTLDATGILTHGQGSYVLQSPIAGQVTSVLAQEGSTLPAGAPLLKVRTTRGTTVVRTIAAGRLTTLSASIGSVLNTGANVASVERVRHSDDPLVATLFVPADRAASVRVGASVDLSVQSAPTQTYGALRGEVRAVGRTAQSSQQIGSYLGSEQLGEEFSKHGPPVAVQVRLDRERSTRSGYRWSSPEGPPFALGSMTLTDGTVHLDAQHPIDWLLP, encoded by the coding sequence GTGCAGTTCCGCCAGCAGGCCCTCTCCAAGGCGCAGTCGGCAGAGGACATCGACCTGCCGGTGCGCTACGCCCGTCCCCAGGGGTGGCTGGCGCTGGCAGTCACGGTGGTGGTCATGGCCGGGGCCGCCGTATGGGCCGTCACGGGCACCGTGTCCAACACCCTCGACGCCACCGGGATCCTCACCCACGGCCAGGGCAGCTATGTGCTACAGAGCCCGATCGCGGGCCAGGTGACCTCCGTCCTGGCGCAGGAGGGCAGCACCCTTCCGGCGGGCGCGCCGCTGCTGAAGGTCCGCACCACTCGTGGCACCACCGTCGTGCGCACCATCGCCGCCGGCCGGCTCACCACCCTCTCCGCCTCGATCGGCTCGGTGCTCAACACCGGCGCGAACGTGGCCTCCGTGGAGCGGGTCCGCCACTCCGACGACCCCCTGGTCGCGACCCTGTTCGTCCCTGCGGACCGGGCGGCCTCGGTGCGGGTGGGCGCCTCGGTCGACCTCAGTGTGCAGTCCGCGCCGACGCAGACCTACGGTGCGCTCCGCGGTGAGGTGCGGGCCGTCGGCCGGACCGCCCAGTCCAGTCAGCAGATCGGCTCCTACCTCGGCAGTGAGCAACTCGGCGAGGAGTTCTCCAAGCACGGCCCGCCGGTCGCCGTCCAGGTACGCCTCGACCGCGAGCGAAGCACCCGCTCCGGCTACCGCTGGTCGTCCCCCGAAGGCCCGCCGTTCGCCCTCGGCTCCATGACCCTGACCGACGGCACCGTCCACCTGGACGCCCAGCACCCCATCGATTGGCTGCTCCCGTGA
- a CDS encoding GNAT family N-acetyltransferase, which translates to MQSTTFPPRTADLFTQGLENRPGSALLRFGAARRRSADRLSWAGTGAVAWLDGPRGHVWSVGEPVPAAGLVLGAAQRLPDHVREFTGPRGTDALVSRHLPLADVVEWVFRWTPDEPPAHPGEGRVAELGEHHHEELLAFLREHSPGHSTGPGSAGISLWAGIRDEDGRLVACGALSSLRDSGAPLMASVATDARLRGQGLGAALTSWLTRYAVRRYGFCTLWQLADNAPAMRLYTRLGYRDEDLCVAARIAAR; encoded by the coding sequence ATGCAGTCCACGACGTTTCCTCCCCGCACCGCGGATCTGTTCACCCAGGGCCTGGAGAACCGCCCGGGCTCAGCTCTGCTGCGCTTCGGCGCGGCGCGGCGACGGTCGGCCGACCGGCTCAGCTGGGCCGGTACCGGCGCCGTGGCCTGGCTCGACGGCCCCCGTGGCCATGTGTGGAGCGTTGGGGAGCCGGTGCCCGCCGCCGGGCTGGTGCTGGGCGCGGCACAGCGCCTGCCCGACCATGTGAGGGAGTTCACCGGCCCCCGTGGCACCGACGCCCTGGTCTCCCGCCATCTGCCACTCGCCGATGTGGTCGAGTGGGTCTTCCGCTGGACGCCGGACGAGCCGCCCGCCCATCCGGGTGAGGGGCGGGTGGCCGAGCTCGGCGAACACCACCACGAGGAGCTGCTGGCCTTCCTGCGGGAGCACAGCCCGGGCCATTCGACCGGCCCCGGCTCCGCCGGTATCAGCCTGTGGGCCGGGATCCGGGACGAGGACGGGCGGCTGGTGGCCTGCGGTGCCCTGAGCAGTCTGCGGGACAGCGGCGCCCCGCTGATGGCGTCCGTGGCGACCGACGCCCGGCTGCGCGGCCAGGGGCTCGGCGCGGCGCTGACCTCCTGGCTCACCCGGTACGCCGTACGCCGGTACGGCTTCTGCACGCTGTGGCAGCTCGCCGACAACGCCCCCGCGATGCGGCTCTACACCCGCCTCGGCTACCGCGACGAGGACCTCTGCGTGGCCGCGCGGATCGCCGCGCGCTGA
- a CDS encoding glutathione S-transferase family protein: MNTADQETPRERKEFRRSAPHFADRITADGRDGWPVEAGRYRLVVSRACPWASRALVSRRLLGLEPALSLAITDPIQDERSWRFTLDPGARDPVLGIGFLSEAYDARETGYPGGVSVPAVVDVPSGQLVTNDYHRITLDLATEWTALHREGAPDLYPEEHRAEIDEVAEGIYRDVNNGVYRAGFAEHQHSYDDAYRRLFARLDELSERLATRRYLVGDTITEADIRLFTTLVRFDAVYHGHFKCNRNKLSEDPVLWGYVRDLFQTPGFGDTVDFDHIKRHYYQVHTNINPRRIVPLGPDLSGWLTPHHREELGGRPFGDGTAPGPVPDGEAVPEVGRVA, from the coding sequence TTGAACACCGCTGACCAGGAGACACCCCGCGAACGCAAGGAGTTCCGCCGCTCCGCGCCGCACTTCGCCGACCGGATCACCGCCGACGGCCGGGACGGCTGGCCGGTGGAGGCCGGGCGCTATCGGCTGGTGGTCAGCCGGGCCTGCCCCTGGGCGAGCCGAGCGCTGGTCTCACGGCGGCTGCTCGGCCTGGAGCCGGCCCTCTCGCTGGCCATCACCGACCCCATCCAGGACGAGCGCAGCTGGCGCTTCACCCTGGACCCGGGGGCCCGGGACCCGGTACTGGGTATCGGGTTCCTCAGCGAGGCGTACGACGCCCGCGAGACGGGATATCCGGGCGGGGTGAGCGTGCCCGCGGTGGTGGACGTGCCCAGTGGCCAACTGGTCACCAACGACTACCACCGGATCACTCTGGACCTCGCCACCGAGTGGACCGCCCTCCATCGCGAGGGCGCCCCGGATCTGTACCCCGAGGAGCACCGGGCCGAGATCGACGAGGTGGCGGAGGGGATCTACCGCGATGTGAACAACGGTGTGTACCGGGCGGGCTTCGCCGAGCACCAGCACAGCTACGACGACGCGTACCGGCGGCTCTTCGCCCGCCTCGACGAGCTGTCCGAGCGGCTGGCCACGCGGCGCTATCTGGTCGGCGACACCATCACCGAGGCCGACATCCGGCTGTTCACCACGCTGGTCCGGTTCGACGCCGTGTACCACGGCCACTTCAAGTGCAACCGCAACAAGCTCAGCGAGGACCCGGTGCTGTGGGGGTATGTCCGTGATCTCTTCCAGACGCCGGGTTTCGGGGACACCGTCGACTTCGACCACATCAAGCGCCATTACTACCAGGTGCACACCAACATCAACCCCCGTCGCATCGTTCCGCTCGGCCCCGACCTCTCCGGGTGGCTGACGCCGCATCACCGCGAGGAGCTGGGCGGGCGCCCGTTCGGCGACGGCACCGCACCCGGACCGGTGCCGGACGGCGAGGCGGTGCCGGAGGTGGGCCGGGTGGCTTGA
- a CDS encoding type A2 lantipeptide: MNNAPKVATQEISDAELDNVAGGIGNPVGDVLGTVDSVTAPVTGALGTVTGTVDGVTGLNTTGIVGGVVGSL; this comes from the coding sequence ATGAACAACGCGCCCAAGGTCGCGACCCAGGAGATCTCCGACGCCGAGCTGGACAACGTGGCCGGCGGGATCGGCAACCCGGTGGGCGACGTCCTCGGCACCGTCGACTCCGTCACCGCCCCGGTGACCGGCGCCCTCGGCACCGTTACCGGCACGGTTGACGGCGTCACCGGCCTGAACACCACCGGCATCGTCGGTGGGGTCGTCGGCAGCCTCTGA
- a CDS encoding amidase domain-containing protein, whose protein sequence is MKSTTFRSAVGAVLTAALSAVVLPASAASAAESPAAAGTVDTATAQSFGRLADAVLTQRTAALLDNNKQSVRRAAPLAEKNVRLSAGQTRTEDTALSTLRTRKARLAALGEAYTSADTRVAVDRIRVEAGHVTVQATETTTLTYKKIRGDEPATTGFQAHHRLSFAATADGKWQLTGLTSTDDGPLAVNEPATARVATARTTVLPEATPAAISKPSQPQTKPAGSYNYAAMASYAEKYWQNYNPAYRKFNEAGGDCTNFVSQSLKAGGWANKSGDAEDYRSWWYDTSYQSMSWVGVNEWSWFTLDTKRATNLANVYYMGVGDVMQMDFDKDGSKDHTMMVTYRSSSGVPYMTYHSVNTYRKSVASIIASYPNSLYYAYRT, encoded by the coding sequence GTGAAGTCAACGACCTTCAGATCCGCCGTGGGGGCCGTGCTGACGGCGGCCCTGTCCGCCGTGGTCCTGCCCGCCTCCGCCGCGAGCGCGGCGGAGAGCCCGGCGGCGGCCGGCACCGTGGACACCGCGACCGCTCAGTCCTTCGGACGGCTGGCCGACGCGGTGCTGACCCAGCGCACGGCGGCTCTGCTGGACAACAACAAGCAGTCGGTGCGGCGCGCGGCCCCGCTCGCCGAGAAGAACGTCCGCCTGTCGGCCGGGCAGACCCGGACCGAGGACACCGCGCTGTCCACGCTGCGCACCCGCAAGGCGCGGCTCGCGGCCCTGGGCGAGGCGTACACCTCCGCCGACACCCGGGTGGCGGTGGACCGGATACGGGTCGAGGCCGGACACGTCACGGTCCAGGCCACCGAGACCACGACGCTGACCTACAAGAAGATACGCGGCGACGAGCCCGCCACCACCGGCTTCCAGGCGCACCACCGGCTGAGCTTCGCCGCCACTGCGGACGGGAAGTGGCAGCTGACCGGCCTCACCTCGACCGACGACGGCCCGCTGGCGGTCAACGAGCCCGCCACGGCGCGGGTGGCGACGGCCCGGACGACGGTCCTGCCCGAGGCCACGCCCGCCGCCATCTCCAAGCCGTCCCAGCCGCAGACGAAGCCCGCCGGAAGCTACAACTACGCGGCGATGGCCTCGTACGCGGAGAAGTACTGGCAGAACTACAACCCCGCCTACCGGAAGTTCAACGAGGCCGGCGGGGACTGCACCAACTTCGTGAGCCAGTCCCTGAAGGCGGGCGGCTGGGCCAACAAGTCCGGCGACGCCGAGGACTACCGCAGCTGGTGGTACGACACCTCGTACCAGTCGATGTCCTGGGTGGGCGTCAACGAGTGGTCCTGGTTCACCCTGGACACCAAGAGGGCCACCAACCTGGCGAACGTCTACTACATGGGCGTCGGTGACGTCATGCAGATGGACTTCGACAAGGACGGGTCCAAGGACCACACCATGATGGTCACCTACCGGAGCTCCAGCGGTGTGCCGTACATGACCTACCACTCGGTGAACACCTACCGGAAGTCCGTGGCCAGCATCATCGCCTCGTACCCGAACTCGCTCTACTACGCCTACCGCACCTGA
- a CDS encoding helix-turn-helix domain-containing protein: protein MDANTDAQRTARHLGLSRNTVRAHLRAAEHLLSRDLLTTGSGIHDLVHALHITGLPPGD, encoded by the coding sequence ATCGACGCGAACACCGATGCCCAGCGGACCGCCCGCCACCTCGGTCTCAGCCGGAACACCGTCAGGGCCCATCTGCGGGCCGCCGAACACCTGCTCAGCCGGGATCTGCTCACCACCGGCTCCGGGATCCACGACCTGGTGCACGCCCTGCACATCACCGGGCTCCCCCCGGGGGACTGA
- a CDS encoding DMT family transporter has product MPEDKGWKSPYLLLTVTMLLWGSAFSSSKSVVAQLPHTVAALLRFGGGAVALLAAVAVFGKPAATPAAAAPGSARGGGRRAALAGVLGVFAYNGFFFWGLSLAPSLDAGIVIPVLSPVLTSAFLLVTGRERASGGRLAGLALGLAGAVVFFFGAGGSAHGGTTRLTGDLLYLLSAVCWAAYTLIGPRVLAGIDPLRATTYATCAGAVLLGALAAPDLGEVHWDGLPAGLWLNVVFLAIGPAAVANLLYYRGVGAVGPASASLMMFMVPVVNTVCSMVFLGESFGALQALGALVLLSGAVLAVTRGRVPARPRARTAPTAGKKPSEL; this is encoded by the coding sequence ATGCCTGAAGACAAGGGATGGAAGAGCCCGTACCTCCTGCTCACGGTCACCATGCTGCTGTGGGGCAGCGCCTTCTCCAGCTCCAAGTCGGTGGTGGCCCAGCTGCCGCACACCGTGGCGGCGCTGCTGCGCTTCGGCGGCGGTGCGGTCGCCCTGCTGGCGGCGGTGGCGGTCTTCGGCAAACCGGCGGCCACCCCGGCCGCGGCCGCCCCGGGTTCCGCGCGTGGCGGCGGGCGGCGCGCGGCGCTCGCGGGCGTCCTGGGGGTCTTCGCCTACAACGGTTTCTTCTTCTGGGGGCTGTCGCTGGCGCCCTCGCTCGACGCGGGCATCGTCATCCCCGTCCTCAGCCCGGTGCTGACCAGCGCCTTCCTCCTGGTCACCGGCCGTGAGCGGGCCTCCGGGGGGCGGCTGGCGGGGCTCGCCCTCGGGCTCGCCGGAGCGGTGGTGTTCTTCTTCGGCGCGGGCGGCAGCGCACACGGCGGCACCACCCGGCTCACAGGCGATCTGCTGTATCTGCTCAGCGCGGTGTGCTGGGCCGCGTACACGCTCATCGGACCCCGGGTGCTGGCCGGGATCGACCCGCTGCGCGCCACGACGTACGCCACGTGTGCGGGGGCGGTGCTGCTGGGCGCGCTCGCCGCACCCGATCTCGGCGAGGTGCACTGGGACGGGCTGCCGGCCGGCCTCTGGCTGAACGTGGTGTTCCTCGCGATCGGCCCGGCCGCCGTGGCCAATCTCCTGTACTACCGGGGAGTGGGGGCGGTGGGCCCGGCTTCCGCGTCCTTGATGATGTTCATGGTCCCGGTGGTGAACACCGTGTGCTCCATGGTCTTCCTGGGCGAGTCCTTCGGCGCTCTCCAGGCGCTGGGCGCCCTGGTGCTGCTGTCGGGCGCGGTGCTCGCCGTCACTCGGGGACGTGTACCGGCACGTCCCCGGGCGCGAACCGCGCCCACCGCGGGAAAGAAGCCCTCGGAGCTGTGA
- a CDS encoding beta-glucosidase family protein, with the protein MAVAATDGSGWPAAAAAPAAGPRSAAGPAAEPGSRVDSLLGRMTLEEKLALLHGAKDPHSLGQAGYTPGVPRLGIPPLRLADGPAGVRVTRHATALPAPVLLASAFDPALAREYGRAIGREGRALGQDVLLSPMVNLIRTPYAGRNFETFGEDPLLASELVAEEVGGIQGEGLIATVKHFAMNNQEHARESIDVIVDDRAAREMELPGFEAAVRAGAGAVMGAYNKVNGAFACESGPLLTGVLREDWGFDGWVMTDWHAAHGTAAALGAGLDMEMPDGKYFGDALRKAVADGTVPEAEVDRAAGRVLTVMDRFGLLDGGAPPRPGRDPGAGARTALKVATAGGVLLRNERGTLPLTGSAARSIAVVGPTGSIPFVSGGGSAHVVPDHAASPLEAIRERAGKGARVDYALGEDVFGKKIPASALSPATGLEKRKVAAGKSWAYEGALTVAEADEWTFVLHFSGPPAGRPKALLDGEELFPFRPGLGEYFTGGFVSAAPDGLAVRRAAVKLTAGRHRLKVTAKGGGKGLTFRLRRTTSATRAADVAEAVRAARAAHSVVLFGYEDATEGRDRTTIALPGHQNALIAAVAKANPRTTVVLNTSSCTSMPWLKRTGAVLQMYYPGQEGAAATTALLFGDANPGGRLTQSFPVSDDRHPMAGDARRYPGVNGREEYSEGIHVGYRWYDAEGVRPLFPFGHGLSYTTFGYAGLRLRRRGSGLEAAFTVRNTGRRAGAEVAQVYVGPSPDLPLDQAERALAGFRRVHLRPGQARKVTVRVAARALSAWDSERHGWVLGTGRRTVEVGSSSRDPRLRGQIEVRHGA; encoded by the coding sequence ATGGCCGTCGCCGCCACCGATGGGAGCGGCTGGCCTGCGGCCGCCGCCGCGCCCGCCGCCGGCCCCCGGTCCGCCGCCGGGCCCGCCGCCGAACCCGGCTCGCGGGTGGACTCCCTCCTCGGCCGGATGACCCTCGAGGAGAAGCTCGCACTGCTGCACGGCGCGAAGGATCCCCACAGCCTCGGCCAGGCGGGGTACACCCCGGGCGTCCCCCGGCTCGGCATTCCGCCACTGCGGCTCGCGGACGGGCCCGCCGGCGTACGGGTCACCCGGCATGCCACCGCGCTGCCCGCGCCGGTGCTGCTCGCCTCCGCCTTCGATCCGGCCCTGGCGCGGGAGTACGGGCGCGCCATCGGACGCGAGGGCCGTGCGCTGGGCCAGGATGTGCTGCTCTCCCCCATGGTCAATCTCATCCGCACCCCGTACGCCGGGCGCAACTTCGAGACCTTCGGCGAGGACCCCCTGCTCGCCTCCGAGCTGGTGGCCGAGGAGGTGGGCGGTATCCAGGGCGAGGGCCTGATCGCCACCGTCAAGCACTTCGCCATGAACAACCAGGAGCACGCGCGGGAGTCGATCGATGTGATCGTCGACGACCGGGCGGCGCGGGAGATGGAGCTGCCGGGCTTCGAGGCGGCCGTACGGGCGGGTGCGGGGGCGGTCATGGGCGCCTACAACAAGGTCAACGGGGCCTTCGCGTGCGAGAGCGGGCCGCTGCTGACCGGGGTGCTGCGCGAGGACTGGGGCTTCGACGGCTGGGTGATGACCGACTGGCACGCCGCCCACGGCACCGCGGCGGCCCTCGGCGCCGGGCTCGACATGGAGATGCCGGACGGAAAGTACTTCGGCGACGCCCTGCGGAAGGCGGTGGCCGACGGGACCGTACCGGAGGCCGAGGTGGACCGCGCGGCCGGCCGCGTCCTGACCGTCATGGACCGCTTCGGGCTGCTGGACGGCGGCGCCCCGCCGCGGCCCGGCCGGGACCCGGGAGCCGGGGCGCGCACCGCGCTGAAGGTCGCCACGGCGGGCGGCGTCCTGCTGCGCAATGAGCGCGGCACACTGCCGCTGACCGGGTCCGCCGCCCGGTCGATCGCCGTGGTCGGGCCCACCGGCTCCATCCCCTTCGTCAGTGGCGGCGGCAGCGCCCATGTGGTCCCCGACCACGCCGCGAGCCCGCTGGAGGCGATCCGGGAGCGTGCCGGGAAGGGGGCCCGGGTGGACTACGCCCTGGGCGAGGACGTGTTCGGCAAGAAGATCCCGGCCTCCGCGCTCTCCCCGGCCACCGGGCTGGAGAAGCGGAAGGTGGCGGCGGGCAAGAGCTGGGCGTACGAGGGCGCCCTCACCGTGGCCGAGGCCGACGAGTGGACGTTCGTCCTGCACTTCAGCGGCCCGCCCGCCGGCCGCCCGAAGGCGCTGCTGGACGGCGAGGAGCTGTTCCCGTTCCGGCCCGGCCTGGGCGAGTACTTCACCGGTGGCTTCGTCAGCGCCGCCCCGGACGGCCTCGCCGTGCGCCGGGCGGCCGTCAAGCTGACGGCGGGAAGGCACCGGCTGAAGGTCACCGCCAAGGGCGGTGGAAAGGGGCTGACCTTCCGGCTGCGCCGCACCACCTCCGCCACGCGCGCCGCCGATGTGGCCGAGGCCGTGCGCGCCGCCCGCGCCGCGCACAGTGTGGTGCTCTTCGGCTACGAGGACGCCACCGAGGGCAGGGACCGGACCACCATCGCCCTCCCCGGCCACCAGAACGCGCTGATCGCCGCCGTGGCCAAGGCCAATCCGCGCACGACCGTCGTCCTGAACACCTCCTCGTGCACCTCGATGCCCTGGCTGAAGCGCACCGGCGCCGTTCTCCAGATGTACTACCCCGGCCAGGAGGGCGCCGCCGCCACCACCGCCCTGCTCTTCGGCGACGCCAATCCCGGCGGCAGGCTCACCCAGTCCTTCCCCGTCTCCGACGACCGCCACCCGATGGCCGGAGACGCCCGGCGCTACCCCGGGGTGAACGGCCGTGAGGAGTACTCCGAGGGCATCCATGTCGGCTATCGCTGGTACGACGCCGAGGGGGTGCGGCCCCTCTTCCCCTTCGGCCACGGCCTGTCGTACACCACCTTCGGCTATGCGGGGTTGCGGTTGCGACGGCGCGGAAGTGGTCTGGAGGCGGCCTTCACCGTGCGCAACACCGGGCGGCGGGCCGGGGCGGAGGTGGCCCAGGTGTATGTGGGGCCCTCGCCCGATCTGCCGCTCGACCAGGCCGAGCGGGCGCTGGCGGGCTTCCGGCGGGTCCATCTGCGGCCCGGCCAGGCGCGGAAGGTGACGGTGCGGGTGGCCGCCCGGGCGCTGTCCGCATGGGACTCCGAACGCCATGGATGGGTACTGGGCACCGGGCGCCGGACCGTGGAAGTGGGCTCCTCCTCGCGCGATCCGAGGCTGCGGGGGCAGATCGAGGTCCGCCATGGGGCCTGA